ATATATTATAAAGCTCCACCTAGCGGTATGATTTTAGTTGAAGGAGGTGAATTCATTATGGGAAATAATGAAGGTGAGCCAGATGAAAAACCAGCACATAAAGTAAAAGTAAATAATTTCTATTTAGATATTTATGAAGTATCCCAAAGGGAGTTTGAAAATGTTATGGGATATAATCCATCAATTAACAAAAACCCTGATGCGCCGGTTGAAAATATCACCTGGTATGAAGCAAACGAGTTTGCAAAAAAAGTTGGAAAAAGATTACCTACAGAAGCAGAATGGGAATTTGCAGCAAGAGGAGGAAAAAATACGAATAATATTTCAATAGATAGTATGATTAATAAGATCTACTATTTAGCTAATTCAAATGGTTCAGCTCATATCAATAAAGAAGCTAAGTATCCCAATGAGCTTGGTATTTATAACATGCTTGGAAATGTATGGGAATGGTGCTCGGATTGGTATAGTAAAGACTATTATTCAATAAGTGAGTATGATAATCCTAAAGGCCCTGATAAAGGGATGTATAAAGTAATAAGAGGTGGGGGCTGGACAAGTAATATCGAAAAATGCACAGTTTACT
This region of Rosettibacter firmus genomic DNA includes:
- a CDS encoding formylglycine-generating enzyme family protein is translated as MIKRILFYILILFTINKFYAQEFIGVYSKLQHDLFINYKKPIGLAILKFEGSDDFDIKLIDKLKSNTVFFENFELFPQEILERQKSKLSLKSIDPNDSKVLKVLKDILEISLIVTGQVYNSDSMKLDLINTDGSIIFSSVYKKTQNSTIVNDIVKLFFENVITIYYKAPPSGMILVEGGEFIMGNNEGEPDEKPAHKVKVNNFYLDIYEVSQREFENVMGYNPSINKNPDAPVENITWYEANEFAKKVGKRLPTEAEWEFAARGGKNTNNISIDSMINKIYYLANSNGSAHINKEAKYPNELGIYNMLGNVWEWCSDWYSKDYYSISEYDNPKGPDKGMYKVIRGGGWTSNIEKCTVYFRNSLMPNSKGPSVGFRCAKDL